Proteins from one Falco naumanni isolate bFalNau1 chromosome 10, bFalNau1.pat, whole genome shotgun sequence genomic window:
- the YTHDF1 gene encoding YTH domain-containing family protein 1 isoform X2, with protein sequence MSATSVDPQRPKGQDNKVQNGSLHQKDTVHDNDFEPYLSGQSNQNSSYPSMTDPYLSSYYPPSIGFPYSLSEAPWSTGGDPPIPYLTTYGQLSNGDHHFMHDAVFGQPGGLGNNIYQHRFNFFPENPAFSAWGTSGSQGQQTQSSAYGSSYSYPPSSLGGTIVDGQTGFHNDTLNKAPGMNSIEQGMVGLKIGGDVTTSAVKTVGSVVNSAGMTGALSGNGGSNVNLPVSKPTSWAAIASKPAKPQPKMKTKTGPVIGGALPPPPIKHNMDIGTWDNKGPVAKVPAPQQIPSPQSVPQPQQPIVQPVPTQPPPLTQPQYQTPQQPPQNRWVAPRNRNAAFGQSGGTGNDNSSAGSTQPNPVPSGESHPVLEKLKAAHSYNPKDFEWNLKNGRVFIIKSYSEDDIHRSIKYSIWCSTEHGNKRLDSAFRSMNSKGPVYLLFSVNGSGHFCGVAEMKSPVDYGTSAGVWSQDKWKGKFDVKWIFVKDVPNNQLRHIRLENNDNKPVTNSRDTQEVPLEKAKQVLKIIATYKHTTSIFDDFSHYEKRQEEEEVVRKERQNRNKQ encoded by the exons aacAGTAGCTATCCATCAATGACTGATCCTTATCTGTCCAGTTATTATCCACCATCAATTGGGTTCCCGTATTCTCTCAGTGAAGCACCATGGTCTACAGGAGGAGATCCTCCTATCCCATATCTCACTACCTATGGACAGCTCAGTAATGGAGATCACCACTTTATGCACGATGCTGTTTTTGGACAGCCTGGGGGTCTGGGAAATAATATCTATCAACACCGGTTTAactttttccctgaaaatcCTGCCTTCTCAGCTTGGGGAACAAGTGGATCCCAAGGACAGCAGACTCAAAGTTCAGCATATGGGAGCAGTTACAGCTACCCACCTAGTTCACTGGGTGGGACCATTGTGGATGGACAAACAGGATTTCATAATGATACATTAAATAAAGCTCCTGGAATGAACAGTATTGAACAGGGAATGGTTGGACTTAAGATTGGTGGAGACGTTACAACTTCTGCGGTGAAAACAGTAGGTTCTGTTGTCAACAGTGCTGGGATGACAGGTGCCCTCTCTGGTAACGGTGGATCTAATGTAAATTTGCCAGTATCTAAACCAACCTCTTGGGCTGCTATTGCTAGCAAGCCTGCAAAACCACAgcctaaaatgaaaacaaaaactggaCCTGTAATTGGAGGAGCGTTGCCGCCTCCACCTATAAAGCATAATATGGACATAGGTACTTGGGACAATAAGGGTCCTGTGGCAAAAGTTCCTGCCCCCCAACAGATACCTTCTCCTCAGTCTGTTCCGCAGCCACAGCAGCCAATTGTTCAGCCTGTTCCAACTCAGCCTCCTCCATTGACTCAGCCACAGTATCAGACCCCTCAACAGCCACCCCAAAATCGCTGGGTAGCTCCTCGcaacagaaatgcagcttttggCCAAAGCGGAGGAACTGGTAACGACAACAGCTCAGCTGGCAGTACCCAGCCTAACCCTGTTCCGAGTGGCGAGTCCCATCCTGTTCttgaaaaactgaaagctgCTCACAGTTATAACCCTAAAGATTTTGAATGGAACCTTAAAAATGGACGTGTGTTCATAATAAAGAGCTATTCTGAGGATGACATTCATCGTTCCATTAAGTATTCTATTTGGTGTAGTACGGAACATGGCAACAAACGCTTGGACAGTGCTTTTCGGTCCATGAATAGCAAGGGTCCAGTCTACTTGCTGTTCAGTGTCAATGGCAGTGGACACTTCTGTGGAGTAGCAGAGATGAAATCACCTGTGGACTATGGCACCAGTGCAGGTGTCTGGTCTCAGGACAAGTGGAAGGGGAAATTTGATGTCAAGTGGATCTTTGTGAAGGATGTGCCCAACAACCAGCTCCGACACATCAGGCTGGAGAACAATGACAACAAACCCGTTACAAACTCCCGTGATACACAGGAGGTGcccttagaaaaagcaaaacaagtgcTTAAAATTATTGCTACTTACAAGCACACGACCTCCATCTTTGATGACTTTTCTCATTATGAAAAGCGccaagaagaggaggaggtggtgcgGAAG gaACGTCAGAATCGAAACAAACAATAA
- the YTHDF1 gene encoding YTH domain-containing family protein 1 isoform X1, whose product MSATSVDPQRPKGQDNKVQNGSLHQKDTVHDNDFEPYLSGQSNQNSSYPSMTDPYLSSYYPPSIGFPYSLSEAPWSTGGDPPIPYLTTYGQLSNGDHHFMHDAVFGQPGGLGNNIYQHRFNFFPENPAFSAWGTSGSQGQQTQSSAYGSSYSYPPSSLGGTIVDGQTGFHNDTLNKAPGMNSIEQGMVGLKIGGDVTTSAVKTVGSVVNSAGMTGALSGNGGSNVNLPVSKPTSWAAIASKPAKPQPKMKTKTGPVIGGALPPPPIKHNMDIGTWDNKGPVAKVPAPQQIPSPQSVPQPQQPIVQPVPTQPPPLTQPQYQTPQQPPQNRWVAPRNRNAAFGQSGGTGNDNSSAGSTQPNPVPSGESHPVLEKLKAAHSYNPKDFEWNLKNGRVFIIKSYSEDDIHRSIKYSIWCSTEHGNKRLDSAFRSMNSKGPVYLLFSVNGSGHFCGVAEMKSPVDYGTSAGVWSQDKWKGKFDVKWIFVKDVPNNQLRHIRLENNDNKPVTNSRDTQEVPLEKAKQVLKIIATYKHTTSIFDDFSHYEKRQEEEEVVRKVNLLKNLFYTQIWGK is encoded by the coding sequence aacAGTAGCTATCCATCAATGACTGATCCTTATCTGTCCAGTTATTATCCACCATCAATTGGGTTCCCGTATTCTCTCAGTGAAGCACCATGGTCTACAGGAGGAGATCCTCCTATCCCATATCTCACTACCTATGGACAGCTCAGTAATGGAGATCACCACTTTATGCACGATGCTGTTTTTGGACAGCCTGGGGGTCTGGGAAATAATATCTATCAACACCGGTTTAactttttccctgaaaatcCTGCCTTCTCAGCTTGGGGAACAAGTGGATCCCAAGGACAGCAGACTCAAAGTTCAGCATATGGGAGCAGTTACAGCTACCCACCTAGTTCACTGGGTGGGACCATTGTGGATGGACAAACAGGATTTCATAATGATACATTAAATAAAGCTCCTGGAATGAACAGTATTGAACAGGGAATGGTTGGACTTAAGATTGGTGGAGACGTTACAACTTCTGCGGTGAAAACAGTAGGTTCTGTTGTCAACAGTGCTGGGATGACAGGTGCCCTCTCTGGTAACGGTGGATCTAATGTAAATTTGCCAGTATCTAAACCAACCTCTTGGGCTGCTATTGCTAGCAAGCCTGCAAAACCACAgcctaaaatgaaaacaaaaactggaCCTGTAATTGGAGGAGCGTTGCCGCCTCCACCTATAAAGCATAATATGGACATAGGTACTTGGGACAATAAGGGTCCTGTGGCAAAAGTTCCTGCCCCCCAACAGATACCTTCTCCTCAGTCTGTTCCGCAGCCACAGCAGCCAATTGTTCAGCCTGTTCCAACTCAGCCTCCTCCATTGACTCAGCCACAGTATCAGACCCCTCAACAGCCACCCCAAAATCGCTGGGTAGCTCCTCGcaacagaaatgcagcttttggCCAAAGCGGAGGAACTGGTAACGACAACAGCTCAGCTGGCAGTACCCAGCCTAACCCTGTTCCGAGTGGCGAGTCCCATCCTGTTCttgaaaaactgaaagctgCTCACAGTTATAACCCTAAAGATTTTGAATGGAACCTTAAAAATGGACGTGTGTTCATAATAAAGAGCTATTCTGAGGATGACATTCATCGTTCCATTAAGTATTCTATTTGGTGTAGTACGGAACATGGCAACAAACGCTTGGACAGTGCTTTTCGGTCCATGAATAGCAAGGGTCCAGTCTACTTGCTGTTCAGTGTCAATGGCAGTGGACACTTCTGTGGAGTAGCAGAGATGAAATCACCTGTGGACTATGGCACCAGTGCAGGTGTCTGGTCTCAGGACAAGTGGAAGGGGAAATTTGATGTCAAGTGGATCTTTGTGAAGGATGTGCCCAACAACCAGCTCCGACACATCAGGCTGGAGAACAATGACAACAAACCCGTTACAAACTCCCGTGATACACAGGAGGTGcccttagaaaaagcaaaacaagtgcTTAAAATTATTGCTACTTACAAGCACACGACCTCCATCTTTGATGACTTTTCTCATTATGAAAAGCGccaagaagaggaggaggtggtgcgGAAGGTaaacttattaaaaaatttattttatacacAGATATGgggaaaatga
- the YTHDF1 gene encoding YTH domain-containing family protein 1 isoform X3: protein MTDPYLSSYYPPSIGFPYSLSEAPWSTGGDPPIPYLTTYGQLSNGDHHFMHDAVFGQPGGLGNNIYQHRFNFFPENPAFSAWGTSGSQGQQTQSSAYGSSYSYPPSSLGGTIVDGQTGFHNDTLNKAPGMNSIEQGMVGLKIGGDVTTSAVKTVGSVVNSAGMTGALSGNGGSNVNLPVSKPTSWAAIASKPAKPQPKMKTKTGPVIGGALPPPPIKHNMDIGTWDNKGPVAKVPAPQQIPSPQSVPQPQQPIVQPVPTQPPPLTQPQYQTPQQPPQNRWVAPRNRNAAFGQSGGTGNDNSSAGSTQPNPVPSGESHPVLEKLKAAHSYNPKDFEWNLKNGRVFIIKSYSEDDIHRSIKYSIWCSTEHGNKRLDSAFRSMNSKGPVYLLFSVNGSGHFCGVAEMKSPVDYGTSAGVWSQDKWKGKFDVKWIFVKDVPNNQLRHIRLENNDNKPVTNSRDTQEVPLEKAKQVLKIIATYKHTTSIFDDFSHYEKRQEEEEVVRKERQNRNKQ, encoded by the exons ATGACTGATCCTTATCTGTCCAGTTATTATCCACCATCAATTGGGTTCCCGTATTCTCTCAGTGAAGCACCATGGTCTACAGGAGGAGATCCTCCTATCCCATATCTCACTACCTATGGACAGCTCAGTAATGGAGATCACCACTTTATGCACGATGCTGTTTTTGGACAGCCTGGGGGTCTGGGAAATAATATCTATCAACACCGGTTTAactttttccctgaaaatcCTGCCTTCTCAGCTTGGGGAACAAGTGGATCCCAAGGACAGCAGACTCAAAGTTCAGCATATGGGAGCAGTTACAGCTACCCACCTAGTTCACTGGGTGGGACCATTGTGGATGGACAAACAGGATTTCATAATGATACATTAAATAAAGCTCCTGGAATGAACAGTATTGAACAGGGAATGGTTGGACTTAAGATTGGTGGAGACGTTACAACTTCTGCGGTGAAAACAGTAGGTTCTGTTGTCAACAGTGCTGGGATGACAGGTGCCCTCTCTGGTAACGGTGGATCTAATGTAAATTTGCCAGTATCTAAACCAACCTCTTGGGCTGCTATTGCTAGCAAGCCTGCAAAACCACAgcctaaaatgaaaacaaaaactggaCCTGTAATTGGAGGAGCGTTGCCGCCTCCACCTATAAAGCATAATATGGACATAGGTACTTGGGACAATAAGGGTCCTGTGGCAAAAGTTCCTGCCCCCCAACAGATACCTTCTCCTCAGTCTGTTCCGCAGCCACAGCAGCCAATTGTTCAGCCTGTTCCAACTCAGCCTCCTCCATTGACTCAGCCACAGTATCAGACCCCTCAACAGCCACCCCAAAATCGCTGGGTAGCTCCTCGcaacagaaatgcagcttttggCCAAAGCGGAGGAACTGGTAACGACAACAGCTCAGCTGGCAGTACCCAGCCTAACCCTGTTCCGAGTGGCGAGTCCCATCCTGTTCttgaaaaactgaaagctgCTCACAGTTATAACCCTAAAGATTTTGAATGGAACCTTAAAAATGGACGTGTGTTCATAATAAAGAGCTATTCTGAGGATGACATTCATCGTTCCATTAAGTATTCTATTTGGTGTAGTACGGAACATGGCAACAAACGCTTGGACAGTGCTTTTCGGTCCATGAATAGCAAGGGTCCAGTCTACTTGCTGTTCAGTGTCAATGGCAGTGGACACTTCTGTGGAGTAGCAGAGATGAAATCACCTGTGGACTATGGCACCAGTGCAGGTGTCTGGTCTCAGGACAAGTGGAAGGGGAAATTTGATGTCAAGTGGATCTTTGTGAAGGATGTGCCCAACAACCAGCTCCGACACATCAGGCTGGAGAACAATGACAACAAACCCGTTACAAACTCCCGTGATACACAGGAGGTGcccttagaaaaagcaaaacaagtgcTTAAAATTATTGCTACTTACAAGCACACGACCTCCATCTTTGATGACTTTTCTCATTATGAAAAGCGccaagaagaggaggaggtggtgcgGAAG gaACGTCAGAATCGAAACAAACAATAA